One window from the genome of Diospyros lotus cultivar Yz01 chromosome 11, ASM1463336v1, whole genome shotgun sequence encodes:
- the LOC127812775 gene encoding serine/threonine-protein kinase STY17-like: MGSTPHHHQDRRRIHQNALTNLEQQVEELEKEIEKHRELRGLWRKRLERTQDYLRHCLQLAQENGFLDIIINNNNNNAAAAAGQRESLLPSDITSPAPPIQYHCLLAQLAEQAKINGWYIHPREIELGEKVGHGSTAEIHMGTWRGLDVAVKCLNPDFFLSNHNGVAFFAQEVETLSRQRHPFVLRLIGACLDPPEHAWIVTEVFTKTLNEWLHGPGGRGRQRTAPLPPFPERVAKAVEISQAMQYLHQHSPAKVIHRDLKPTNIFLDDAFHVRVADFGHARFLSDEEKALTGETGTHVYMAPEVIRCEPYDEKCDVYSFGVILNELITGEYPYIDTDYSPSRIAMEVAEGRLRPALPKEDEEKEDNQYKRVLRELVQVCWHEDAAGRPTFASITSTLKPILPQAPTLSVSFSAAPLAN; the protein is encoded by the exons ATGGGTTCCACCCCCCACCACCACCAGGACCGCCGCCGCATCCACCAGAATGCCCTCACTAACCTGGAGCAGCAg GTGGAAGAATTAGAGAAGGAGATAGAGAAGCATAGAGAATTGAGGGGGCTGTGGAGGAAGAGGCTGGAGAGAACGCAAGACTATCTAAGGCACTGTCTTCAGTTGGCTCAGGAGAATGGATTCCTGGacatcatcatcaacaacaacaacaacaacgccgccgccgccgccggccAGCGGGAATCCCTTCTTCCCTCGGATATCACCAGCCCGGCGCCCCCGATTCAATATCATTGCCTCCTTGCCCAACTCGCTGAGCAGGCCAAGATCAATGGCTGGTACATTCACCCACGTGAG ATTGAACTCGGGGAGAAGGTTGGGCACGGAAGCACGGCGGAGATCCACATGGGAACATGGCGAGGACTCGACGTTGCAGTGAAATGCTTAAACCCTGATTTCTTCCTCTCCAACCACAATGGTGTCGCCTTCTTCGCCCAAGAAGTCGAAACACTGTCCCGGCAGCGCCACCCCTTCGTGCTCCGCCTGATCGGCGCCTGCCTCGACCCACCGGAGCATGCCTGGATCGTGACCGAAGTCTTCACCAAAACGCTCAACGAGTGGCTCCACGGGCCCGGCGGCCGGGGCAGGCAACGGACTGCCCCGCTTCCGCCTTTCCCGGAGAGGGTGGCTAAGGCGGTGGAGATTTCTCAGGCGATGCAGTACCTTCATCAACACTCGCCGGCGAAGGTCATTCATCGGGATCTGAAGCCGACCAACATCTTTCTGGACGACGCTTTTCACGTAAGGGTTGCGGATTTTGGACACGCCCGGTTCTTGAGCGACGAGGAGAAGGCGCTCACCGGCGAAACAG GAACGCATGTGTACATGGCGCCGGAGGTGATAAGATGCGAGCCATACGATGAGAAATGTGATGTGTACAGCTTCGGCGTCATACTAAATGAGCTCATCACCGGCGAGTACCCATACATCGACACGGATTACAGTCCTTCCAGG ATCGCCATGGAAGTTGCAGAGGGGAGGCTGAGGCCGGCGCTTCCCAAGGAAGACGAGGAGAAGGAGGATAATCAGTACAAACGGGTGCTGAGAGAGCTTGTACAAGTGTGCTGGCATGAAGATGCCGCTGGCAGACCAACATTTGCATCAATCACGTCCACTCTCAAACCTATTCTTCCACAAGCACCTACTCTTTCTGTCTCTTTCTCAGCTGCACCCTTGGCTAATTAA